One genomic segment of Hevea brasiliensis isolate MT/VB/25A 57/8 chromosome 3, ASM3005281v1, whole genome shotgun sequence includes these proteins:
- the LOC131178463 gene encoding uncharacterized protein LOC131178463 has product MDCPKLKKPFRKFKKKTLKATWDESSDSKDKEIGDQVAQMCFMAMEESSNEVTLNDDVVEFSYDELVSALKVMNDELELGHKKNKLLKSELAYLRKENETSSKDDRPLNRKDKLDAILDPQRSPSIRYGLGYNQFAQAPPSKTTFVKASSSNEPSPQVPSPKLESMWYLDSGCSRHMTRNANLFLSLEKRDGGGQVTFGDNDLHALSNQDVKCFISISDNFQTWHRKLAHASVDLFANLNKDELVDGLPKIKF; this is encoded by the exons ATGGATTGTCCCAAATTGAAAAAGCCTTTCAGGAAGTTcaaaaaaaaaacacttaaagCAACATGGGATGAATCAAGTGACTCCAAAGATAAGGAGATTGGTGATCAAGTTGCCCAAATGTGCTTCATGGCAATGGAGGAAAGCTCCAATGAGGTAACTTTAAATGATGATgttgttgaattttcttatgatgaactaGTTAGTGCTCTTAAAGTTATGAATGATGAACTAGAATTAGGTCATAAGAAGAATAAACTTTTGAAAAGTGAGCTTGCTTATTTAAGGAAGGAAAATGAGACCTCATCTAAGGATGATAGAcctttaaata GAAAGGATAAACTTGATGCAATTTTGGACCCTCAAAGATCTCCCAGCATTAGGTATGGACTTGGCTATAACCAATTTGCTCAAGCACCTCCTTCCAAGACTACTTTTGTTAAAGCATCTAGTTCTAATGAGCCTAGTCCCCAAGTGCCTAGTCCAAAG CTTGAAAGCATGTGGTATTTGGATAGTGGATGTTCAAGACACATGACTAGAAATGCCAACCTTttcctttcacttgaaaagagagatggagGTGGGCAAGTGACCTTTGGTGACAATG ATTTGCATGCTTTGTCTAACCAAGATGTCAAGTGCTTTATTTCTATTAGTGATAACTTTCAGACTTGGCATAGAAAGCTTGCACATGCTAGTGTGG